The Pocillopora verrucosa isolate sample1 chromosome 14, ASM3666991v2, whole genome shotgun sequence genome has a segment encoding these proteins:
- the LOC131782385 gene encoding nucleoporin p58/p45 yields MAAATTGGLFGSGSTGFSFGSGTTGTLSFGTGTSTGTSVGGTGFSAIKPFGASITSSTMSTPFGQSTAASTGATSGFKFGSVGAPSTANFSVFSAAKTAPTASTLGTFGQTSQLGQSTGFTLGATPASAATTGLNLGSSLFKGNTATTTKTTLLGTSSTGVGLGLGSSTGIGTFTGLSAVKTTVAPSTVASTTLTGLGGTGTSTSGGVTGTVGGVTGREGDVKDTPLPNTLNEIAEHIKKYVKEQKEHKDEISRASGSLLDKVREETIALRQALALVSNSIQRDGCSVENLKIDVSKELKNAEIAQRTNDIPQPLQHENVAPQEYFQRLVESFEQRMLMYRIQIEIMESHLASISQGQTLTPQDLSEVMHKVHETFIALAAKLHEIHEAVKMQKEHYLNYRRAYFKDSTDIFSYSSKDLSKTGTEFRLGPSPFRVLPNNSALGVATANIAAPTFGLNTLQTNTTGLAGSLGATGTSSLGNPFGTAPGLSGTSLTGASTFGSSLGTSTLGTTGLGASTGLTGGFGTPSLGTPSGGAFGSPGTGLGGSTFGAGTSAFSAQPKFQLQRPPAGNKRGKRR; encoded by the exons atggcggcggCCACAACTGGAGGTCTTTTTGGCAGCGGTTCGACAGGTTTCTCTTTCGGAAGCGGTACCACTGGAACACTAAGTTTTGGTACTGGTACTTCGACCGGCACTTCGGTAGGTGGAACCGGATTTTCCGCTATTAAACCCTTCGGAGCTTCTATTACTTCATCGACCATGAGCACGCCGTTTGGTCAATCAACGGCCGCTTCTACTGGGGCCACTTCTGGATTCAAATTTGGTTCTGTAGGCGCCCCTTCAACAGCAAATTTTTCTGTATTTAGCGCAGCGAAAACCGCGCCAACAGCTTCTACCTTGGGAACATTTGGACAAACCAGCCAATTAGGGCAAAGTACTGGTTTTACCTTAGGGGCAACACCGGCGTCTGCTGCAACAACAGGACTTAATCTGGGGAGTAGTCTGTTTAAAGGAAACACTGCAACGACAACCAAAACAACATTGCTTGGAACTTCTTCAACTGGAGTTGGGTTAGGACTGGGTAGTAGCACAGGTATTGGTACATTTACAGGTTTAAGTGCAGTAAAAACTACAGTGGCTCCAAGTACTGTAGCCTCAACCACCCTAACTGGCTTAGGTGGGACTGGCACAAGCACTAGTGGTGGAGTCACCGGCACAGTCGGTGGTGTCACAGGGAGAGAGGG tgATGTAAAAGATACACCTTTGCCTAATACTTTGAATGAAATTGCAGAGCACATCAA AAAATACGTCAAAGAACAAAAGGAACACAAAGATGAGATTTCCAGAGCATCAGGGAGTTTATTAGATAAAGTAAGAGAGGAAACCATTGCCCTAAGACAGGCTCTAGCCTTGGTGTCCAATAGTATTCAGCGAGATGGATGTTCTGTGGAAAACCTCAAAATTGATGTATCCAAG GAGCTGAAAAATGCTGAAATTGCACAAAGAACCAATGATATTCCTCAACCGTTGCAACACGAGAATGTGGCACCTCAGGAGTACTTTCAGCGCTTGGTAGAGTCATTTGAACAAAGGATGTTGATGTACAGGATACAGATTGAGATTATGGAGAGCCATCTTGCTTCCATATCCCAAGGGCAAACATTGACCCCACAAG ATCTTTCTGAGGTTATGCACAAAGTGCATGAAACATTTATTGCTTTAGCAGCCAAACTACATGAAATCCATGAAGCTGTGAAG ATGCAAAAAGAACACTACCTTAACTACAGAAGAGCTTACTTTAAAGACAGTACAGATATTTTTTCATACAGCTCAAAGGATTTATCAAAGACTG gtaCAGAATTTAGACTTGGCCCCAGCCCTTTCAGGGTATTACCCAATAACTCAGCCTTGGGTGTGGCTACGGCGAATATTGCAG CTCCAACATTTGGCCTCAACACTCTTCAGACAAATACAACAGGGTTAGCAGGATCTTTAGGAGCTACAGGAACATCTTCCCTAGGTAACCCATTTGGCACTGCACCAGGACTTAGTGGTACAAGTCTAACAGGGGCCAGCACATTTGGGTCATCCCTTGGCACCAGTACTTTAGGGACCACCGGACTTGGGGCCTCTACTGGTCTCACTGGGGGATTTGGCACCCCATCTCTAGGGACCCCCTCAGGAGGGGCTTTTGGCTCCCCTGGGACAGGCCTTGGGGGCAGCACATTTGGTGCCGGAACATCAGCATTTAGTGCACAACCTAAGTTTCAACTTCAGAGGCCACCAGCTGGGAATAAAAGAGggaaaagaagatga